From a single Kitasatospora sp. NBC_00458 genomic region:
- a CDS encoding malate dehydrogenase, translating into MTRTPVNVTITGAAGQIGYALLFRIASGHLLGADVPVNLRLLEIPQGLKAAEGTAMELVDCAFPLLRDIKITDNPNEAFDGTNVALLVGARPRTAGMERGDLLQANGGIFGPQGKAINDNAADDIKVLVVGNPANTNALIAQRNAPDVPAERFTAMTRLDHNRAVGQLSAKTGALVSDIKRVTIWGNHSATQYPDVFQAEIAGKPAFEAVGADQAWLENDFIPTVAKRGAAIIEARGASSAASAANAAIDHVYTWVNGTAEGDWTSMGVVSDGSYGVPAGLISSFPVTTKDGAFEIVQGLEISDFSRGRIDASVQELVEERDAVQELGLI; encoded by the coding sequence ATGACCCGCACCCCCGTCAACGTCACCATCACCGGAGCCGCCGGCCAGATCGGCTACGCGCTGCTCTTCCGCATCGCCTCGGGCCACCTGCTCGGTGCCGACGTCCCGGTGAACCTCCGCCTCCTGGAGATCCCGCAGGGCCTCAAGGCCGCCGAGGGCACCGCGATGGAGCTCGTCGACTGCGCGTTCCCGCTGCTGCGCGACATCAAGATCACGGACAACCCGAACGAGGCCTTCGACGGCACCAACGTCGCGCTGCTGGTCGGCGCCCGTCCGCGCACCGCGGGCATGGAGCGCGGCGACCTGCTGCAGGCCAACGGCGGCATCTTCGGTCCGCAGGGCAAGGCCATCAACGACAACGCCGCGGACGACATCAAGGTCCTGGTCGTCGGCAACCCGGCCAACACCAACGCCCTGATCGCCCAGCGCAACGCCCCGGACGTGCCGGCCGAGCGCTTCACCGCGATGACCCGCCTGGACCACAACCGCGCGGTCGGCCAGCTCTCCGCCAAGACCGGCGCCCTGGTCTCCGACATCAAGCGCGTCACCATCTGGGGCAACCACTCCGCCACCCAGTACCCGGACGTCTTCCAGGCCGAGATCGCCGGCAAGCCGGCCTTCGAGGCCGTCGGCGCCGACCAGGCCTGGCTGGAGAACGACTTCATCCCGACCGTCGCCAAGCGCGGCGCGGCCATCATCGAGGCCCGCGGCGCGTCCTCGGCCGCCTCGGCCGCCAACGCCGCCATCGACCACGTGTACACCTGGGTCAACGGCACCGCCGAGGGCGACTGGACCTCCATGGGCGTCGTCTCCGACGGCTCCTACGGCGTGCCGGCCGGCCTGATCTCCTCCTTCCCGGTCACCACCAAGGACGGTGCCTTCGAGATCGTCCAGGGCCTGGAGATCTCCGACTTCTCCCGCGGCCGCATCGACGCCTCGGTCCAGGAGCTGGTCGAGGAGCGCGACGCGGTCCAGGAGCTCGGCCTCATCTGA
- the purN gene encoding phosphoribosylglycinamide formyltransferase: MAAAPAQLFPPRTPGPARLVVLVSGSGTNLQALIDAAADPQFGAEIVAVGADRDGIAGLERAGRAGLPVFVHRVKDFSDRADWDRALTASVRAYEPDLVVTAGFMKILGPGFIEAFAGRIVNTHPALLPAFPGAHGVTDALAYGVRVTGCTVHLVDAGVDTGPIIAQGVVEVLDADHADGGDALHERIKTVERKLLVDVVGRLAREGHRIEDRKVWIPA; the protein is encoded by the coding sequence GTGGCCGCCGCCCCCGCCCAGCTCTTCCCGCCCCGCACGCCCGGACCGGCCCGCCTGGTGGTCCTGGTCTCCGGCTCCGGCACCAATCTGCAGGCGCTGATCGACGCCGCCGCCGACCCGCAGTTCGGCGCGGAGATCGTCGCCGTCGGTGCCGACCGCGACGGCATCGCCGGCCTGGAGCGGGCCGGGCGCGCCGGCCTGCCGGTCTTCGTGCACCGTGTGAAGGACTTCTCCGACCGGGCCGACTGGGACCGCGCGCTGACCGCCTCCGTCCGGGCGTACGAGCCGGACCTGGTCGTGACGGCCGGGTTCATGAAGATCCTCGGCCCCGGGTTCATCGAGGCCTTCGCCGGCCGGATCGTCAACACCCACCCCGCCCTGCTGCCGGCCTTCCCGGGCGCCCACGGCGTGACCGACGCGCTGGCGTACGGCGTGCGGGTCACCGGCTGCACCGTCCACCTGGTCGACGCAGGCGTCGACACCGGGCCGATCATCGCGCAGGGCGTCGTGGAGGTCCTCGACGCCGACCACGCCGATGGCGGCGACGCGCTGCACGAGCGCATCAAGACTGTCGAGCGCAAGCTGCTCGTCGACGTCGTGGGCCGGCTGGCCCGCGAGGGTCACCGCATCGAGGACCGAAAGGTATGGATTCCGGCATGA
- the purH gene encoding bifunctional phosphoribosylaminoimidazolecarboxamide formyltransferase/IMP cyclohydrolase: MSAAPTTPVVSENVRPIRRALISVYDKTGLEELAQGLHAAGVAIVSTGSTAGRIAAAGVPVTEVSELTGFPECLDGRVKTLHPRVHAGVLADLRLESHRAQLAELGVEPFDLVVVNLYPFKATVASGATPDECVEQIDIGGPSMVRAAAKNHPSVAVVVDPARYADVLAAAQSGGFDLLTRKRLAGQAFAHTAAYDVAVADWFEASGYTGSEDAFPAFLGSAYERQSVLRYGENPHQGAALYSDGSGGLAGAQQLHGKEMSYNNYVDTDAARRAAYDHTEPAVAIIKHANPCGIATGADVAEAHRKAHECDPASAYGGVIAVNRPVTVALAEQIAPIFTEVVVAPGYEDGAVEVLARKKNLRVLLAPEAPANRQEVRQISGGVLLQEADRLHAAGDDPATWTLATGEALSEAELAELAFAWRACRAVKSNAILLAKDGASVGVGMGQVNRVDSCKLAVERAGERAAGSYAASDAFFPFADGPAILIAAGVRAIVQPGGSIRDEEVVAAAAEAGVTMYFTGTRHFFH; the protein is encoded by the coding sequence ATGAGCGCCGCCCCCACCACGCCCGTTGTCTCCGAGAACGTCCGTCCGATCCGCCGCGCGCTGATCAGCGTGTACGACAAGACCGGTCTGGAGGAGCTGGCCCAGGGCCTGCACGCCGCCGGGGTCGCCATCGTGTCGACCGGTTCCACCGCCGGCCGGATCGCCGCCGCCGGTGTCCCGGTGACCGAGGTCTCCGAGCTGACCGGCTTCCCGGAGTGCCTGGACGGGCGCGTGAAGACGCTGCACCCGCGCGTGCACGCCGGTGTGCTGGCCGACCTGCGGCTTGAGTCGCACCGCGCGCAGCTGGCCGAGCTGGGCGTCGAGCCCTTCGACCTGGTCGTGGTGAACCTCTACCCGTTCAAGGCGACCGTCGCCTCCGGCGCCACCCCGGACGAGTGCGTCGAGCAGATCGACATCGGCGGCCCGAGCATGGTCCGCGCCGCGGCCAAGAACCACCCCTCGGTGGCCGTCGTGGTCGACCCGGCCCGCTACGCCGACGTGCTCGCGGCCGCCCAGTCCGGCGGCTTCGACCTGCTGACCCGCAAGCGCCTGGCCGGGCAGGCCTTCGCGCACACCGCCGCCTACGACGTCGCGGTGGCCGACTGGTTCGAGGCCTCCGGCTACACCGGGAGCGAGGACGCCTTCCCGGCCTTCCTCGGCTCCGCCTACGAGCGCCAGAGCGTGCTCCGCTACGGCGAGAACCCGCACCAGGGCGCCGCGCTCTACAGCGACGGCAGCGGCGGCCTGGCCGGCGCGCAGCAGCTGCACGGCAAGGAGATGTCGTACAACAACTACGTCGACACCGACGCCGCCCGCCGCGCCGCGTACGACCACACCGAGCCGGCCGTCGCGATCATCAAGCACGCCAACCCGTGCGGGATCGCGACCGGTGCCGACGTCGCCGAGGCGCACCGCAAGGCGCACGAGTGCGACCCGGCCTCCGCGTACGGCGGCGTGATCGCCGTGAACCGCCCGGTCACCGTGGCGCTGGCCGAGCAGATCGCCCCGATCTTCACCGAGGTCGTGGTGGCGCCGGGTTACGAGGACGGCGCCGTCGAGGTGCTGGCCCGCAAGAAGAACCTGCGGGTGCTGCTGGCCCCCGAGGCCCCGGCCAACCGCCAGGAGGTCCGTCAGATCTCCGGCGGTGTGCTGCTCCAGGAAGCCGACCGGCTGCACGCCGCGGGCGACGACCCGGCGACCTGGACGCTGGCCACCGGCGAGGCGCTCTCCGAGGCCGAGCTGGCCGAGCTGGCCTTCGCCTGGCGGGCCTGCCGGGCCGTCAAGTCCAACGCGATCCTGCTGGCCAAGGACGGCGCCTCGGTCGGCGTCGGCATGGGCCAGGTCAACCGGGTGGACTCCTGCAAGCTCGCGGTCGAGCGGGCCGGCGAGCGGGCCGCGGGCTCGTACGCGGCCTCGGACGCCTTCTTCCCGTTCGCGGACGGGCCGGCGATCCTGATCGCCGCCGGTGTCCGGGCGATCGTCCAGCCGGGCGGTTCGATCCGGGACGAGGAGGTCGTCGCGGCGGCCGCCGAGGCGGGCGTGACGATGTACTTCACCGGTACCCGGCACTTCTTCCACTGA
- a CDS encoding bifunctional methylenetetrahydrofolate dehydrogenase/methenyltetrahydrofolate cyclohydrolase codes for MTAQILDGKATAAAIKSELAARVAALKAKGVTPGLGTVLVGDDPGSRWYVNGKHRDCAEVGIASIQRELPATATQEDVENVVRELNADPSCTGYIVQLPLPKGLDPNPVLELMDPDKDADGLHPTSLGRLALGIEGPLPCTPLGMVELLRRHDVEIDGAEVVVIGRGITVGRSIGLLLTRRSENATVTLCHTGTRDLAYHLRKADIVVAAAGVPHLVKPEDVKPGAAVLDVGVSRSEGKIVGDVHPGVAEVAGWISPNPGGVGPMTRAMLLNNIVVAAERRAGS; via the coding sequence ATGACTGCCCAGATTCTCGATGGCAAGGCCACCGCGGCCGCGATCAAGTCCGAACTCGCCGCCCGCGTGGCGGCCCTCAAGGCGAAGGGCGTCACGCCCGGCCTCGGCACCGTCCTGGTCGGCGACGACCCGGGCAGCCGCTGGTACGTCAACGGCAAGCACCGCGACTGCGCCGAGGTCGGCATCGCCTCCATCCAGCGCGAACTGCCCGCCACCGCCACCCAGGAGGACGTCGAGAACGTCGTCCGCGAGCTGAACGCCGACCCGTCCTGCACCGGTTACATCGTCCAGCTCCCGCTGCCCAAGGGTCTCGACCCGAACCCCGTCCTGGAGCTCATGGACCCGGACAAGGACGCGGACGGCCTGCACCCGACCTCGCTCGGCCGGCTCGCGCTCGGCATCGAGGGCCCGCTGCCCTGCACCCCGCTCGGCATGGTCGAGCTGCTCCGCCGCCACGACGTCGAGATCGACGGCGCCGAGGTGGTCGTGATCGGCCGCGGCATCACCGTCGGCCGCTCGATCGGCCTGCTGCTGACCCGCCGCAGTGAGAACGCCACCGTCACGCTCTGCCACACCGGCACCCGCGACCTGGCCTACCACCTGCGGAAGGCCGACATCGTGGTGGCCGCCGCCGGCGTGCCGCACCTGGTCAAGCCGGAGGACGTCAAGCCCGGTGCGGCCGTGCTGGACGTCGGTGTCAGCCGCAGCGAGGGCAAGATCGTCGGCGACGTGCACCCGGGCGTGGCCGAGGTGGCCGGCTGGATCTCCCCGAACCCCGGCGGTGTGGGCCCGATGACCCGCGCCATGCTGCTGAACAACATCGTCGTGGCGGCCGAGCGCCGCGCCGGCAGCTGA
- the trpS gene encoding tryptophan--tRNA ligase, which yields MVNAAVTGPVKDRPRVLSGIQPTSGSFHLGNYLGAVRQWVDLQEDNDAFYMVVDLHAITVEQDPATLRQNTRISAAQLLGAGLDPERCTLFVQSHVPEHAQLGWVMNCLTGFGEASRMTQFKDKSAKQGASGTSVGLFTYPILQIADILLYQADAVPVGEDQRQHLELTRDLAERFNTRYSPTFTVPKPYILKETAKILDLQDPGAKMSKSASSAKGLVNLLDEPKTSAKKFKSAVTDTGTVVSYDEEEKAGVSNLLRIHSALSGRSVDELVAHFEGRMYGALKTELAELFTEWVTPFQQRTRTFLDDPAELDRVLALGAEKARDVASRTLETVYDRIGFLPAAKR from the coding sequence ATGGTCAACGCAGCGGTCACTGGTCCGGTCAAGGACCGTCCCCGGGTTCTCTCCGGGATCCAGCCCACCTCCGGTTCGTTCCACCTCGGCAACTACCTCGGTGCGGTGCGCCAGTGGGTCGATCTGCAGGAGGACAACGACGCCTTCTACATGGTGGTCGACCTGCACGCGATCACGGTCGAGCAGGACCCGGCGACGCTGCGCCAGAACACCCGGATCTCCGCCGCCCAGCTGCTCGGGGCCGGTCTGGACCCGGAGCGCTGCACCCTGTTCGTCCAGTCGCACGTGCCCGAGCACGCGCAGCTGGGCTGGGTGATGAACTGCCTCACCGGGTTCGGCGAGGCCTCCCGGATGACCCAGTTCAAGGACAAGTCGGCGAAGCAGGGCGCCTCCGGCACCTCGGTCGGCCTCTTCACCTACCCGATCCTGCAGATCGCCGACATCCTGCTCTACCAGGCGGACGCCGTCCCGGTCGGCGAGGACCAGCGCCAGCACCTGGAGCTCACCCGGGACCTCGCCGAGCGGTTCAACACCCGCTACAGCCCGACCTTCACCGTGCCGAAGCCGTACATCCTCAAGGAGACGGCCAAGATCCTGGACCTCCAGGACCCGGGCGCCAAGATGAGCAAGTCCGCCTCGTCCGCCAAGGGCCTGGTCAACCTGCTCGACGAGCCGAAGACGAGCGCGAAGAAGTTCAAGAGCGCCGTCACCGACACCGGCACGGTCGTCTCCTACGACGAGGAGGAGAAGGCCGGCGTCTCCAACCTGCTGCGGATCCACTCGGCGCTCAGCGGCCGGTCGGTCGACGAGCTGGTCGCGCACTTCGAGGGCAGGATGTACGGCGCCCTGAAGACCGAGCTGGCCGAGCTGTTCACCGAGTGGGTGACGCCGTTCCAGCAGCGGACCCGGACCTTCCTGGACGACCCGGCCGAGCTGGACCGCGTCCTCGCGCTGGGCGCGGAGAAGGCCCGTGACGTGGCGTCGCGGACGCTGGAGACGGTGTACGACCGGATCGGCTTCCTCCCGGCCGCCAAGCGGTGA
- a CDS encoding RDD family protein, giving the protein MSYPPDPNNPYNQPQQPQQPPQPGYGYPQQAPPAAGYGYPQQPPQQQPAYGVPQQQAYGYAPAPGTLQANNGYISIAQLGTVKLATMGQRFLARLIDGLAVSAVIALVMALGLASALGIVKETDDCSSYRYGSASYNDCLQQQQDAAAGFLATMMIMIAVLAVFNLLYEWLMVSFAGATLGKLALGLRVVKENTGQVPGLGGGFIRFIIPIVGAFLCYIGALLVYLSPFFDNSGKLQGWHDRAAGTLVIKK; this is encoded by the coding sequence ATGAGCTACCCGCCCGATCCGAACAACCCGTACAACCAGCCGCAGCAGCCCCAGCAGCCGCCGCAGCCCGGTTACGGCTACCCCCAGCAGGCCCCGCCGGCCGCCGGCTACGGCTACCCGCAGCAGCCGCCGCAGCAGCAGCCCGCGTACGGCGTGCCGCAGCAGCAGGCGTACGGGTACGCGCCGGCGCCGGGCACCCTCCAGGCGAACAACGGCTACATCAGCATCGCCCAGCTGGGCACCGTGAAGCTCGCCACCATGGGCCAGCGGTTCCTGGCCCGCCTGATCGACGGCCTCGCGGTCAGCGCGGTCATCGCGCTGGTCATGGCGCTCGGTCTGGCCAGCGCGCTGGGCATCGTCAAGGAGACCGACGACTGCTCCTCCTACCGCTACGGCAGCGCCTCGTACAACGACTGCCTCCAGCAGCAGCAGGACGCCGCCGCCGGCTTCCTCGCCACCATGATGATCATGATCGCCGTGCTGGCGGTGTTCAACCTGCTCTACGAGTGGCTGATGGTCTCCTTCGCCGGCGCCACCCTGGGCAAGCTGGCCCTGGGCCTGCGCGTGGTCAAGGAGAACACCGGTCAGGTCCCCGGCCTGGGCGGCGGCTTCATCCGCTTCATCATCCCGATCGTCGGCGCCTTCCTCTGCTACATCGGGGCGCTGCTGGTCTACCTGTCGCCGTTCTTCGACAACTCCGGGAAGCTGCAGGGCTGGCACGACCGTGCCGCCGGCACCCTGGTGATCAAGAAGTAA
- a CDS encoding cell division protein PerM: MTQLMGRPILEVQGELGARPVLSALLAGVRTALLGLAAVAVPVLGLWVVTPYADDGATGAVRLAGALWLLGHGAPVLRGAAEAPLTVTPLLLGLLATAQLYRAGARSGARSGAEGAAGRARRGGAVAVWAGYCAVAVGVVAQCAGPGEFRARVLPDLLVVAALAGAATAAGARRGVPLRLPAGAWERLVARLPVTVRPVGGAQAVRSAALAAGAGLVGSGAVVLAASAVLAAAGGGGRSAALAGGPAAVAGVLLLSVVVLPNAVLWGTAYALGPGFAMGAGAVAAPTRTVPGPVPDFPLFALLPEPGAGGWRLLVCLLPAVAGVVPGLLVGRAAAGGRPVTAAEAPGAEAGPAARPLPWHPPATVAAVLAAALLTGGGAALLGGLSGGALAGGRMAWLGPEPWTAGPAAAGWVVAVAVPVALLTRFRVLRAAAGGAGGGALTLTARRGVLLLRARAYAVVVRLAGRPGDAE; encoded by the coding sequence ATGACGCAGCTGATGGGCCGTCCGATCCTTGAAGTGCAGGGCGAACTGGGCGCCAGACCGGTGCTGTCGGCCCTGCTGGCCGGGGTCCGGACCGCCCTGCTCGGCCTCGCCGCCGTCGCCGTCCCGGTGCTCGGGCTCTGGGTGGTGACTCCGTACGCGGACGACGGCGCGACCGGGGCGGTGCGACTGGCCGGGGCGCTCTGGCTGCTCGGGCACGGGGCGCCGGTGCTGCGGGGGGCGGCGGAGGCGCCGCTGACGGTCACGCCGTTGCTGCTCGGCCTGCTGGCGACGGCCCAGCTGTACCGCGCGGGGGCGCGGTCGGGGGCCCGGTCGGGGGCCGAGGGGGCCGCGGGGCGGGCCCGGCGGGGCGGTGCGGTGGCGGTCTGGGCCGGGTACTGCGCGGTGGCGGTCGGGGTGGTGGCGCAGTGTGCCGGGCCGGGGGAGTTCCGGGCCCGGGTGTTGCCGGACCTCCTGGTCGTGGCGGCGCTGGCCGGGGCGGCGACGGCGGCGGGCGCCCGCCGGGGCGTGCCGCTCCGGCTGCCGGCGGGTGCGTGGGAGCGGCTGGTGGCGCGGCTGCCGGTGACGGTCCGTCCGGTGGGCGGTGCGCAGGCGGTGCGGTCGGCGGCGCTGGCGGCCGGGGCGGGGCTGGTCGGGTCGGGGGCGGTGGTGCTGGCCGCGTCGGCGGTGCTGGCCGCGGCGGGCGGCGGCGGGCGGTCGGCGGCGCTGGCGGGCGGTCCGGCGGCGGTGGCGGGCGTGCTGCTGCTGAGTGTGGTGGTGCTGCCGAACGCGGTGCTCTGGGGTACGGCGTACGCGCTCGGGCCGGGGTTCGCGATGGGTGCGGGGGCGGTGGCGGCGCCGACCCGGACGGTGCCGGGGCCGGTGCCGGACTTTCCGCTGTTCGCGCTGCTGCCGGAGCCGGGGGCGGGCGGCTGGCGGCTGCTGGTCTGCCTGCTGCCCGCGGTGGCGGGGGTGGTCCCGGGGCTGCTGGTGGGCCGGGCTGCGGCGGGCGGGCGGCCGGTGACCGCGGCGGAGGCGCCCGGGGCGGAGGCCGGACCAGCGGCGCGGCCGCTCCCGTGGCACCCGCCGGCCACCGTGGCGGCGGTGCTCGCGGCCGCGCTGCTGACCGGTGGCGGTGCTGCGCTGCTCGGCGGGCTCTCGGGCGGGGCGCTGGCGGGCGGGCGGATGGCCTGGCTCGGGCCGGAGCCGTGGACGGCGGGGCCGGCCGCGGCGGGCTGGGTGGTGGCCGTGGCGGTCCCGGTCGCACTGCTGACCCGGTTCCGGGTGCTGCGGGCGGCCGCCGGAGGCGCCGGGGGCGGCGCGCTCACCCTCACCGCGCGCCGGGGCGTGCTGCTGCTGCGCGCCCGGGCGTACGCCGTTGTGGTCAGGCTGGCGGGCCGGCCGGGGGACGCGGAGTGA
- a CDS encoding hemolysin family protein, with product MNETIEDAALVLVFIALGGLFNVAEISLISLREGQIRSLEARGTRRATRAAHLAADPNRFLAAVQVGVTCMGFLSAAFGADTLAGKVAPLFVRAGLSEGMADATALVGLTLVISYVSLVLGELTPKRIGLQRADSIAVLAAPVVDVMSVVLRPVIWLLGHSTDLMVRLFGGDPTAGRGSMSSEELRGLVAANTELGSDERTLIADVFAAGERQLREVMVPRTEVTFLDAERPLAEVREQAGTSPHSRYPVVEGSYDAVTGFVHVRDLYGARGERAAKVRDLARPVKLLPGTKRVLAAMGEMRREGHHLAIVVDEYGGTAGIVTLEDLVEEVIGEIRDEYDSQEPSTTRRLAGGGMELDGLLNLGDFAEETGVTLPEGPYETVAGCLVAALGRLPVDGDRVRIPAGPGEEVLLTVAKVEGRRIARVGVSAVTLTEPPGAEVS from the coding sequence GTGAACGAAACCATCGAGGACGCCGCGCTCGTCCTCGTCTTCATCGCCCTGGGCGGGCTGTTCAACGTCGCCGAGATCTCGCTGATCTCGCTGCGCGAGGGCCAGATCCGGTCGCTGGAGGCCCGCGGCACCCGGCGGGCCACCCGGGCCGCGCACCTCGCGGCGGACCCGAACCGCTTCCTCGCCGCCGTCCAGGTCGGCGTCACCTGCATGGGCTTCCTGTCCGCCGCCTTCGGGGCCGACACGCTGGCCGGCAAGGTGGCCCCGCTGTTCGTCCGGGCCGGGCTCTCCGAGGGGATGGCCGACGCCACCGCCCTGGTCGGCCTCACCCTGGTGATCAGCTACGTCTCGCTGGTGCTCGGCGAGCTCACCCCGAAGCGGATCGGCCTCCAGCGGGCCGACTCCATCGCCGTGCTGGCGGCACCGGTGGTGGACGTCATGTCGGTGGTGCTGCGCCCGGTGATCTGGCTGCTCGGCCACTCCACCGACCTGATGGTCCGGCTGTTCGGCGGGGACCCGACCGCCGGCCGCGGCTCGATGAGCTCCGAGGAGCTCCGCGGCCTGGTCGCCGCCAACACCGAACTCGGCAGCGACGAGCGGACGTTGATCGCCGACGTGTTCGCCGCCGGGGAGCGCCAGCTGCGCGAGGTGATGGTCCCGCGCACCGAGGTGACGTTCCTGGACGCCGAGCGCCCGCTGGCCGAGGTCCGCGAGCAGGCGGGCACCTCGCCGCACTCCCGCTACCCGGTGGTCGAGGGCAGCTACGACGCGGTGACCGGCTTCGTGCACGTCCGCGACCTGTACGGCGCCCGCGGCGAACGGGCCGCCAAGGTCCGCGACCTGGCCCGCCCGGTGAAGCTGCTGCCCGGCACCAAGCGGGTGCTGGCGGCGATGGGCGAGATGCGCCGCGAGGGCCACCACCTGGCGATCGTGGTCGACGAGTACGGCGGCACCGCCGGCATCGTCACCCTGGAGGACCTGGTGGAGGAGGTGATCGGCGAGATCCGTGACGAGTACGACAGCCAGGAGCCGAGCACCACCCGCCGGCTGGCCGGCGGCGGCATGGAGCTGGACGGCCTGCTCAACCTGGGCGACTTCGCCGAGGAGACCGGCGTCACCCTCCCCGAGGGCCCGTACGAGACGGTGGCCGGCTGCCTGGTGGCCGCGCTGGGCCGGCTGCCCGTCGACGGCGACCGGGTCCGGATCCCGGCCGGGCCGGGGGAGGAGGTGCTGCTGACGGTGGCCAAGGTGGAGGGCCGGCGGATCGCCCGGGTCGGGGTGAGTGCGGTCACACTGACGGAACCGCCGGGGGCAGAGGTTTCCTGA
- a CDS encoding DUF3017 domain-containing protein yields the protein MSEPRRTRRRPVKTTGTLPPEGSAAALGREHALPVRQWPITLVLLVVGAGLAVTWFADFEDGFKYGLLIIGGGVLLGALLRLVLPEVGMLAVRSRFTDVIVLTFLGLSIVLLTLVAQPNPWLELPLLDNIGQLIGRPRR from the coding sequence ATGAGCGAACCGCGGCGGACCAGGCGCAGGCCGGTCAAGACGACCGGAACCCTGCCCCCCGAGGGCTCGGCGGCGGCGCTGGGCCGTGAGCACGCGCTGCCGGTCCGGCAATGGCCGATAACGCTGGTCCTGCTGGTCGTCGGTGCCGGTCTCGCGGTCACCTGGTTCGCCGACTTCGAGGACGGGTTCAAGTACGGGCTGCTGATCATCGGCGGCGGGGTGCTGCTCGGGGCGCTGCTCCGGCTGGTGCTGCCCGAGGTCGGCATGCTGGCGGTGCGCAGCCGGTTCACCGACGTGATCGTGCTGACCTTCCTGGGGCTGTCGATCGTGCTGCTGACCCTGGTGGCCCAGCCCAACCCGTGGCTGGAGCTCCCGCTGCTGGACAACATCGGCCAGCTGATCGGGCGCCCGCGCCGCTGA